The proteins below are encoded in one region of Sphingobacterium sp. R2:
- a CDS encoding DUF2911 domain-containing protein, which translates to MRVVILAILTLIGQLTFAQTDKSKRPSPPDNTKVTTVDGITIDINYSRPSLKGRQLGVDVAPIGKVWRTGANEATTIEFDKDVLVEGKKLAAGKYSLYSIPGEHETTLMFNKVWNQWGTKYDSKEDALSISVSNATASTAQEQFKINATPQGTVSLEWGAYVVPFTVKASK; encoded by the coding sequence ATGAGAGTAGTAATTTTAGCAATTTTGACCTTAATAGGTCAGCTTACCTTTGCGCAGACAGACAAAAGTAAACGACCAAGTCCTCCTGACAACACCAAGGTGACTACGGTCGATGGTATCACGATCGACATCAATTACAGCCGTCCATCATTAAAAGGCCGTCAATTGGGTGTTGATGTTGCCCCTATCGGTAAAGTATGGCGAACCGGAGCAAATGAAGCCACTACGATCGAATTCGATAAAGATGTATTGGTTGAAGGCAAGAAATTGGCCGCTGGAAAATATAGTCTTTACAGTATCCCGGGCGAACATGAAACAACGCTCATGTTCAATAAAGTTTGGAATCAGTGGGGAACGAAATATGATTCCAAAGAAGATGCCTTAAGCATTTCCGTCAGTAACGCAACAGCAAGTACCGCACAGGAACAATTTAAGATCAATGCCACTCCACAGGGAACAGTCTCCTTGGAGTGGGGAGCATATGTCGTACCCTTTACGGTTAAAGCGAGCAAATAG
- the ilvA gene encoding threonine ammonia-lyase IlvA: MNLSTLNIDSEATLERIKSVVNRTPLQYNRHLSEKYGAEVYLKREDLQVVRSYKLRGAYNKIISLTEEERQLGVVCASAGNHAQGVAFSCNKLNIKGVIFMPGPTPRQKISQTEMWGNGNVEIILTGDTFDDCQKAALAYTAAYGMTFIPPFDDLKIVEGQGTVAVEALQDLPDMDAMFIPIGGGGLAAGASYYLKNKNKAIKCYGVEPEGAPSMQAALTHGAPIELEHINKFVDGAAVKKIGATTFEIAKQLLDDTRSIPEGKICTCILELYNKDAIVVEPAGALSVAALEFHKDEIKGKKVVCIISGGNNDIDRMSEIKELSLLYEGYKHYFIVRFPQRPGALKLFVSEVLGPKDDITRFEFIKKTERERGPALVGIELNKPEDYTTLIERMKEYKFDVIEINKDQTLFEYLV; encoded by the coding sequence ATGAATCTTTCCACCTTAAATATCGATTCCGAGGCTACGCTTGAACGCATCAAGTCTGTGGTCAATCGCACCCCTTTACAGTATAACAGGCATTTATCCGAGAAATATGGCGCCGAAGTTTACCTCAAACGAGAAGACTTACAGGTCGTACGTTCGTACAAGTTACGGGGAGCCTATAATAAGATTATTTCACTTACAGAAGAAGAGCGGCAGCTTGGTGTTGTATGCGCAAGCGCAGGTAATCATGCACAAGGCGTCGCTTTTTCCTGTAATAAACTCAATATCAAAGGGGTGATATTTATGCCCGGCCCGACACCACGCCAGAAAATCTCGCAAACCGAAATGTGGGGTAATGGCAATGTAGAAATCATCTTAACCGGGGACACCTTTGACGACTGCCAAAAGGCTGCACTGGCTTATACTGCAGCGTACGGCATGACTTTTATCCCTCCTTTTGATGACCTTAAAATTGTAGAAGGTCAGGGCACCGTTGCTGTTGAAGCCTTGCAGGATTTACCGGATATGGATGCTATGTTTATTCCTATTGGTGGTGGCGGTCTGGCTGCAGGCGCTAGCTATTACCTTAAAAATAAAAACAAAGCCATTAAATGCTATGGTGTAGAGCCCGAAGGTGCTCCTTCCATGCAAGCTGCCCTAACACATGGTGCACCGATTGAACTTGAACATATCAACAAATTCGTTGACGGGGCCGCTGTTAAAAAAATCGGTGCCACAACCTTCGAAATCGCCAAACAACTGCTGGATGATACGCGCTCTATTCCCGAAGGAAAAATCTGTACCTGTATATTAGAACTATATAATAAGGATGCAATTGTCGTCGAACCTGCAGGAGCACTCTCAGTAGCAGCGCTCGAGTTCCACAAAGATGAAATTAAAGGAAAGAAAGTCGTCTGTATCATCTCCGGTGGAAATAATGATATTGACCGCATGAGTGAAATCAAAGAACTGTCTTTACTTTACGAAGGTTACAAGCATTATTTCATCGTTCGTTTCCCACAAAGACCTGGCGCATTAAAACTTTTCGTATCCGAAGTATTGGGACCTAAAGACGACATTACGCGATTTGAGTTTATCAAAAAGACAGAACGAGAAAGAGGCCCCGCGCTGGTCGGCATCGAGCTCAACAAACCCGAAGATTATACAACATTAATTGAACGCATGAAAGAATATAAGTTTGATGTCATTGAGATCAACAAAGACCAAACATTATTCGAGTATTTGGTATAA
- the nrdI gene encoding class Ib ribonucleoside-diphosphate reductase assembly flavoprotein NrdI: MIHIYYDSKTGNVQRFMDKVAQITGWQIHKITRDLKVEDPGHLVTFTTNFGQVPDNTVEFMKREAKNIYSVTSSGNRNWGPNYGLAADRISQDFDIPLAFKFELSGTMEDINQFIDILKNFCDGSKRSSKKLDIA, encoded by the coding sequence ATGATACACATTTATTATGATTCCAAAACGGGCAACGTACAGCGTTTTATGGATAAGGTCGCTCAAATAACAGGCTGGCAAATCCATAAAATAACCCGCGATTTGAAGGTAGAAGACCCTGGCCATTTGGTCACTTTCACCACAAATTTTGGGCAGGTACCCGATAACACAGTAGAATTCATGAAACGCGAAGCTAAAAACATCTATTCTGTTACTTCCAGCGGTAATCGCAATTGGGGGCCGAATTATGGCTTGGCAGCTGATCGCATTTCACAAGATTTCGACATTCCACTGGCATTCAAATTTGAACTGTCCGGAACAATGGAAGACATTAATCAATTTATTGACATCTTAAAGAACTTTTGCGATGGTAGCAAACGAAGTAGCAAAAAACTGGATATTGCTTAA
- a CDS encoding co-chaperone YbbN, producing MARIIKFEKNDCAPCAQVSAYLDQKGIQYETVNPFDEPDLAARFKIRTVPTVIVLENEEIQHRIIGFKPEELAAIAL from the coding sequence ATGGCAAGAATTATCAAATTTGAGAAAAACGATTGTGCCCCTTGCGCACAAGTATCGGCTTATTTGGATCAAAAAGGTATCCAATATGAAACGGTTAATCCTTTTGATGAACCAGACTTGGCCGCACGATTCAAAATCCGCACAGTACCTACTGTAATTGTGTTGGAAAATGAAGAGATTCAACACCGTATCATTGGCTTTAAACCAGAAGAATTGGCCGCCATTGCACTTTAA
- the nrdE gene encoding class 1b ribonucleoside-diphosphate reductase subunit alpha gives MVANEVAKNWILLNNEIMIKHDDEFSLHKDKEAVRAYFLEYVNKNTVFFYTLKEKIDYLVENNYYIDFYQWFTFEEMEEVFNYVYAKKFRFESFMAAFKFFQSYALRDDSGEKFLERYEDRVVAVSLFLAREEGVKKAIEYAEIMINQEYQPATPTFLNAGKKRSGELVSCFLDEIGDNLNGIGYAVDSAMKLSSIGGGVSFNISKIRARGEAIKGVEGRAGGVLPIMKIMEDTFSYANQLGQRPGAGAVYLNIFHSDIEEFLDCKKINVDEKVRIKSLSIGIIVPDKFMELAEKDEPCYLIYPHTVMQEYGQFLDEMDMDKMYDELITNPNVKKKKINARHLLVKIAQTQKESGYPYIFFKENTNRVHALNEIGQVKFSNLCTEIMQVSQVSDIEIYGKQDTIRYGISCNLGSLNIATVMDNKRIKETVKTAMRALTVVTDVTNIDMVPSIAKANRELHSVGLGAMNLHGYLAKSFIMYESNEALDFANTFFMMMNYYSLEASMEIAKERGKTFVGFEKSAYADGTYFDNYVNRDYMPKTAKVTELFEGIHIPTVEDWLALKAQIKEHGIYHAYRLAIAPNQSTSYIMNATASVMPIVDIIEVREYGDSTTYYPMPYLTNDNYFYFKSAYDMDQFKVLKLISVIQRHIDQGVSTILHTNSKDSTRDLSRYYIYAHKLGLKSLYYTRTRKSTIDECVSCSA, from the coding sequence ATGGTAGCAAACGAAGTAGCAAAAAACTGGATATTGCTTAATAATGAAATCATGATTAAGCATGATGACGAATTCAGCTTACATAAAGATAAGGAAGCAGTTCGTGCCTATTTCTTGGAATATGTAAATAAGAACACGGTGTTCTTTTATACATTGAAAGAAAAAATAGACTATTTGGTAGAGAACAACTATTATATTGACTTTTACCAATGGTTTACATTTGAAGAAATGGAAGAAGTATTCAACTATGTATACGCTAAAAAATTCCGTTTTGAGTCTTTTATGGCGGCCTTCAAGTTCTTCCAGAGCTACGCTTTGCGTGACGATTCTGGTGAGAAGTTCCTAGAACGCTATGAAGACCGCGTTGTTGCTGTTTCCCTATTCTTGGCAAGAGAAGAAGGCGTAAAAAAAGCAATTGAATACGCCGAAATCATGATCAATCAAGAATACCAGCCGGCGACACCTACCTTCTTAAATGCAGGAAAGAAGCGCTCTGGTGAATTGGTTTCTTGTTTCCTTGATGAAATCGGTGACAACTTAAATGGTATTGGTTACGCTGTTGATTCCGCTATGAAGTTATCTTCTATCGGTGGTGGCGTATCGTTCAATATCTCCAAAATCCGTGCTCGTGGCGAGGCAATCAAAGGTGTTGAAGGTCGTGCGGGCGGTGTACTTCCTATTATGAAAATTATGGAAGACACATTCTCCTATGCCAATCAATTGGGACAGCGTCCAGGTGCAGGTGCCGTATATCTTAATATTTTCCACTCCGATATTGAAGAGTTTTTGGATTGTAAAAAGATCAATGTTGACGAAAAGGTACGTATCAAATCCTTGTCTATCGGTATTATCGTGCCTGATAAATTCATGGAATTGGCAGAAAAAGATGAACCTTGTTATTTGATCTATCCACATACCGTCATGCAAGAGTATGGACAATTCCTGGACGAGATGGATATGGACAAAATGTACGACGAATTGATCACGAATCCAAATGTGAAAAAGAAAAAGATCAATGCCCGTCACCTCTTGGTTAAGATTGCACAGACACAAAAAGAATCCGGTTACCCGTATATATTTTTTAAAGAGAATACCAACCGTGTCCATGCGTTGAATGAAATCGGTCAGGTAAAATTCTCTAACCTATGTACGGAGATCATGCAGGTATCTCAAGTATCCGACATTGAGATCTATGGCAAACAAGATACCATCCGTTATGGCATCTCCTGTAACTTAGGCTCTTTAAATATTGCGACTGTAATGGACAACAAACGTATCAAAGAGACCGTAAAAACGGCTATGCGTGCGTTGACTGTCGTTACCGACGTAACTAATATCGATATGGTTCCTTCGATTGCCAAAGCCAATCGCGAGTTGCATTCCGTTGGACTGGGTGCGATGAACTTACACGGTTATCTTGCAAAAAGCTTCATCATGTACGAGTCTAACGAAGCATTGGATTTTGCCAATACGTTCTTTATGATGATGAACTATTATTCATTGGAAGCATCCATGGAAATTGCCAAAGAACGTGGTAAAACATTTGTTGGATTTGAAAAATCAGCCTATGCTGACGGCACCTATTTCGATAACTATGTCAACCGCGATTACATGCCAAAGACAGCTAAGGTAACAGAGTTATTCGAAGGAATACATATTCCAACGGTGGAAGATTGGTTAGCATTAAAAGCACAAATCAAAGAACATGGCATCTACCATGCTTACCGCTTGGCTATTGCTCCAAATCAGTCGACTTCCTATATCATGAATGCTACTGCATCGGTTATGCCTATTGTAGATATCATTGAAGTACGTGAATATGGCGACAGCACAACTTACTATCCAATGCCATATTTGACAAATGATAATTATTTCTATTTCAAATCGGCATATGATATGGATCAATTCAAGGTATTGAAGCTGATTTCAGTCATTCAACGTCATATCGATCAGGGTGTATCCACTATTTTGCATACCAACTCAAAAGATTCGACGAGAGATTTATCGAGATATTATATCTATGCACATAAACTAGGGTTAAAATCCCTCTATTACACACGGACAAGAAAATCAACGATTGACGAATGTGTCTCTTGTTCAGCTTAA
- the nrdF gene encoding class 1b ribonucleoside-diphosphate reductase subunit beta: MSKTYKAVNWNTPENDYVLMFWEQNIRQFWIDTEYIPSKDIDSWKRISPEMKDAYKKALGGLTLLDTLQSHTGMPKIIDHIDTLQNKAVLSYMCMMEAIHAKSYSTIFTTVSTTAEINDIFEWVQQNKYLQYKAQTIDGYYRAIDKEDASEEEIYMAMASSVLLESFLFYSGFFLPLWLCGQGEMVASADIIKKIIADESIHGVFVGLIAQDQFKKLKNQDQVKARFLALLYNLYENELKYTEEIYTEVGLTAEVKEYVRYNANKALMNLGFDPIFEVKQVNPIVLNGLNTETTQHDFFSKKSTNYEKATEIVHLKDDDFKMDVVVDI, encoded by the coding sequence ATGAGTAAAACATATAAAGCCGTCAACTGGAATACCCCCGAGAACGATTATGTATTAATGTTCTGGGAACAAAATATCCGTCAATTCTGGATCGACACAGAATACATTCCATCGAAAGATATTGATAGTTGGAAACGTATCAGTCCAGAAATGAAAGATGCGTATAAAAAAGCATTGGGTGGCTTAACCTTATTGGATACCCTTCAGAGTCATACGGGTATGCCTAAGATCATCGATCACATCGACACATTACAGAATAAAGCGGTATTGTCCTATATGTGTATGATGGAAGCTATCCATGCAAAATCGTATTCTACTATTTTCACGACAGTTTCTACAACTGCTGAAATCAACGATATTTTCGAATGGGTTCAGCAAAATAAATACTTGCAATACAAAGCGCAAACAATCGATGGTTATTATCGTGCGATCGATAAAGAAGACGCTTCAGAAGAAGAAATCTATATGGCGATGGCTTCTTCGGTATTATTGGAGTCCTTCCTGTTCTATTCCGGATTCTTCCTACCATTATGGTTATGTGGACAAGGGGAGATGGTCGCATCAGCTGATATCATTAAAAAAATCATCGCTGATGAATCGATACATGGCGTATTCGTAGGATTGATCGCTCAAGATCAATTCAAAAAACTAAAAAATCAAGATCAGGTCAAAGCACGTTTCTTGGCACTTCTTTACAATTTATATGAAAATGAATTGAAATATACCGAAGAGATCTATACCGAAGTAGGTTTAACTGCCGAGGTGAAAGAATATGTTCGTTATAATGCCAACAAAGCGTTAATGAATCTTGGATTTGATCCGATCTTCGAAGTAAAACAGGTTAATCCAATCGTATTGAATGGATTGAATACCGAGACAACACAACATGATTTCTTCTCCAAGAAATCAACGAACTACGAAAAAGCAACTGAGATTGTTCATCTAAAAGATGATGACTTTAAAATGGATGTGGTCGTAGATATATAA
- a CDS encoding prolyl oligopeptidase family serine peptidase — MKKLFYGLLLLTSLQTKAQENITFQKPSTEILALADYVRPPQLKISGDKNWMLYTFRPTYKSLAELGQEEMKLAGLRINPKTYMESSTLFYDKITLKKIDQNVEYTDFAGMPENAALSNFAFSPDNKYLAFSNSNDSGTALFVVDLATRNVKQLTNYNLNGTMTAPFQWLRNSSGLMITSLPQDRPALLDPSKDLPQGPVVSTSDGKVSQLRTYQDLLKSPLDETNFETLAQSNLQLVDLDGKISSFKDKAIYTGISFSPSGEYVMVSTITKPYSYVVPLSYFPQKVHIYDRTGKEITLVNETPLTEVMPKGFSSTRSGKRAWHWRSDQPATLAYVEALDGGDANKEAEFRDALYTLSYPFKGAGKLIFKTKDRYAGVVWGNEKYALVHSQWYDTRNRKTFVVNPSTGESKLLHDRNSQDVYNDPGDVYTERNSLGTYSMYIDKDKVLFVGKGFTKDGEFPFVDELNLQSLKKKRMYTAAASALQERITQIVNPKTGDLLISLQSASIYPNYYMKNMKSGKQTTLTALENPFKSLEKVHKEILNYKRNDGVELSGTLYLPAGYDFNKKEKLPLLMWAYPREYKDKHTAGQHTANPKEFTFPSYGSFIYWVSKGYAVLDNAAFPIVGEGTKEPNDTFIEQLVANAEAAIDAVDQLGYIDRKKVAVGGHSYGAFMTAHLLSNSKLFAAGIARSGAYNRTLTPFGFQSEQRNFWDDPALYMTMSPFVSADRMKTPLLLIHGGADNNPGTFTLQTERYFQALKNLGAPVRMVILPREAHGYVAKENIFHLLWEQDQFLQKYLKN, encoded by the coding sequence ATGAAGAAACTATTCTATGGTCTCTTGCTATTAACTTCACTACAAACGAAAGCGCAAGAAAACATTACCTTTCAAAAGCCCTCTACTGAAATTCTGGCGTTAGCCGATTATGTACGCCCTCCTCAGCTGAAAATTTCAGGCGATAAAAATTGGATGCTTTATACATTTCGCCCGACTTATAAAAGTCTGGCCGAATTGGGGCAGGAAGAAATGAAACTGGCGGGATTAAGGATTAATCCGAAAACATATATGGAGAGTTCAACGCTCTTTTACGATAAGATTACCTTAAAAAAAATAGATCAAAATGTTGAATATACTGACTTTGCCGGGATGCCAGAAAATGCGGCACTATCCAACTTTGCGTTTTCTCCGGACAATAAGTATTTGGCATTCAGCAATAGCAATGATAGTGGTACAGCTTTGTTTGTTGTTGATCTCGCTACGCGGAACGTCAAACAGTTAACCAATTACAATTTGAATGGGACAATGACGGCACCTTTTCAATGGTTAAGAAATTCGTCAGGTTTAATGATTACCAGTCTGCCACAGGATAGGCCTGCACTGTTGGATCCTTCCAAAGATTTGCCGCAAGGACCGGTTGTTTCAACAAGCGATGGAAAGGTTTCGCAGTTGAGAACGTATCAGGACTTGCTGAAGAGCCCATTGGACGAGACAAACTTTGAAACATTGGCGCAGTCAAATCTGCAGCTTGTGGATCTTGACGGCAAAATTTCGTCTTTTAAAGACAAAGCCATTTATACAGGGATCAGCTTTTCCCCGAGTGGCGAATATGTGATGGTATCGACAATCACGAAGCCCTATTCGTATGTGGTTCCGCTATCGTATTTTCCGCAAAAGGTACATATCTATGATCGTACTGGTAAAGAAATCACGCTTGTTAATGAGACTCCTTTGACGGAAGTCATGCCGAAAGGGTTTTCGTCGACACGCTCGGGAAAGCGGGCCTGGCATTGGCGGAGCGACCAACCCGCTACTTTAGCTTATGTTGAAGCACTTGACGGCGGGGATGCCAATAAGGAGGCGGAGTTTCGGGATGCCTTATATACCTTGTCATACCCTTTCAAGGGGGCGGGAAAGCTTATTTTCAAAACCAAAGACCGTTATGCCGGTGTCGTATGGGGCAATGAGAAGTACGCCTTGGTTCATTCGCAATGGTATGATACTAGAAATAGGAAAACTTTTGTGGTTAATCCTTCCACAGGAGAATCCAAACTGCTGCACGATCGGAACAGTCAGGACGTATATAATGATCCTGGCGACGTGTATACGGAAAGAAATAGTTTAGGCACTTACTCCATGTATATAGATAAAGATAAGGTTTTATTTGTGGGCAAAGGTTTTACGAAAGATGGCGAGTTCCCCTTTGTGGATGAGCTCAATTTACAATCTTTAAAGAAAAAGCGAATGTACACTGCAGCGGCATCCGCACTACAAGAACGTATTACCCAAATAGTGAATCCCAAAACAGGGGATTTATTAATTTCGCTTCAATCAGCATCGATCTACCCCAATTATTACATGAAAAATATGAAATCTGGGAAACAGACGACACTAACAGCTCTTGAAAACCCGTTCAAATCTTTGGAAAAAGTTCATAAAGAGATTTTGAATTACAAGCGTAACGATGGGGTAGAGCTTTCGGGAACGCTTTATCTGCCTGCAGGTTATGATTTTAATAAAAAGGAAAAATTACCATTGCTCATGTGGGCTTACCCAAGGGAATACAAGGATAAGCATACGGCTGGACAGCATACCGCCAATCCGAAGGAGTTTACATTCCCAAGTTATGGCTCTTTTATCTATTGGGTATCTAAAGGGTATGCTGTACTGGATAATGCTGCCTTCCCAATTGTTGGGGAAGGGACGAAAGAACCGAATGATACTTTTATTGAGCAACTTGTGGCTAATGCTGAGGCAGCAATCGATGCGGTAGACCAGCTGGGCTATATCGATCGAAAAAAAGTTGCGGTAGGCGGGCATTCCTATGGTGCATTTATGACAGCACATTTGTTGTCCAATTCCAAATTGTTTGCAGCGGGAATAGCACGCTCTGGAGCATATAATCGAACCTTAACACCATTCGGTTTTCAAAGTGAGCAGCGAAACTTCTGGGATGATCCCGCGTTGTATATGACCATGTCTCCTTTTGTAAGTGCTGATCGGATGAAAACACCACTGTTATTGATTCACGGTGGAGCAGATAATAATCCCGGGACGTTTACTTTGCAGACCGAGCGCTATTTCCAGGCGCTAAAGAATTTGGGAGCTCCTGTGCGGATGGTGATTTTGCCGCGTGAAGCGCATGGGTATGTAGCCAAAGAAAATATATTCCATCTACTGTGGGAGCAGGATCAATTTTTGCAAAAATACTTGAAAAATTAA
- a CDS encoding 2-isopropylmalate synthase, translated as MLHDPNHLYIFDTTLRDGEQVPGCQLTTPEKIEIAKDLEKLGVDIIEAGFPVSSPGDFQSVVELSKAVNDVIICALTRANKNDIDVAAEALQYAKRPRIHTGIGSSDMHIKYKFNSTREEILERAVSAVKHAKSYVEDVEFYAEDAGRADLEFLAKMVESVIAAGATVVNIPDTNGYCLPDQYGSKIKYLKEHVRNIDQAIISAHCHNDLGLATANSVAAIQNGARQVECTINGIGERAGNTSLEEVAMILKVHKQAFGSLTSNIDSRMFTYLSRKVSEMMNMPVQPNKAIVGRNAFAHSSGIHQDGFLKHRENYEIIRPEDVGLLEADIILTARSGRHALKHHLERLGFHLEKDDLADCYQRFLVLADEKKNICDDDLKSLVQEKI; from the coding sequence ATGTTACACGATCCTAATCATCTTTACATCTTCGACACCACATTGCGTGATGGCGAGCAGGTACCCGGATGCCAATTAACTACTCCAGAGAAAATTGAGATCGCAAAGGACTTAGAAAAACTGGGCGTTGATATTATCGAAGCTGGTTTCCCAGTGTCTAGCCCCGGTGATTTTCAATCGGTGGTAGAATTGTCCAAAGCCGTGAACGATGTCATTATATGTGCATTGACCCGTGCCAATAAAAACGATATAGATGTAGCTGCCGAAGCATTACAATACGCCAAACGCCCGCGCATCCATACGGGTATAGGCTCTTCGGATATGCATATCAAATATAAATTCAATAGTACACGGGAAGAAATTTTAGAACGAGCTGTTTCCGCTGTAAAACATGCTAAATCCTATGTAGAGGATGTCGAGTTTTATGCAGAAGATGCCGGTCGCGCAGACTTAGAATTTCTAGCTAAAATGGTGGAATCGGTCATTGCTGCCGGAGCTACTGTCGTTAATATCCCTGATACAAACGGTTATTGTTTACCGGACCAATATGGATCAAAAATCAAGTATCTGAAAGAACATGTACGGAATATCGATCAAGCGATCATTTCTGCACATTGCCACAATGACTTGGGACTTGCAACGGCAAATTCCGTCGCAGCGATACAAAATGGTGCGCGTCAGGTAGAATGTACAATAAACGGTATCGGTGAGCGTGCTGGTAACACTTCGCTAGAAGAAGTGGCTATGATCCTTAAGGTACACAAGCAAGCATTTGGAAGTTTAACATCAAATATTGATAGCCGCATGTTTACCTACTTATCCCGTAAGGTAAGTGAAATGATGAATATGCCTGTGCAGCCAAATAAAGCTATTGTAGGTCGCAATGCCTTTGCACATAGCTCAGGGATCCACCAGGATGGATTCTTAAAGCATCGCGAAAACTATGAGATTATTAGACCAGAAGATGTTGGTTTGTTGGAAGCTGATATCATTTTAACTGCCCGTTCGGGAAGACATGCACTCAAACATCATCTAGAGCGTTTAGGATTTCACCTTGAAAAAGACGATCTAGCAGATTGCTATCAACGCTTTTTGGTTCTGGCCGACGAAAAGAAAAATATTTGCGATGATGACCTAAAAAGCCTCGTCCAAGAAAAAATCTAG
- the leuB gene encoding 3-isopropylmalate dehydrogenase, which produces MKKNILIIPGDGIGQEVTTWGKKVLEKIGENYGHEFSFDEAIMGHTAIEATGNPLPDETLAKAKASDAILFGAIGHIKYDNDPSAKVRPEQGLLKIRKELGLYANLRPILLFDELLDASSLKPEILQGTDILFFRELTGDVYFGEKNRNEDNTFASDLMNYHRYEVERIARKAYEAARTRSKRLCSVDKANVLETSRLWREVVQELAKEYPDVETEHMFIDNAAMQLVKNPKKFDVVLTANLFGDILTDEASQIAGSMGMLASASVGDGTGFFEPIHGSAHDIAGQNKANPLASILSAALMLDISFGLQEEAKTVTNAVAETLKAGWRTGDIANSSTAPSKILGTQEMGQKVLEFIK; this is translated from the coding sequence ATGAAAAAAAACATTTTAATCATACCTGGAGATGGTATAGGCCAAGAAGTAACCACTTGGGGTAAAAAAGTGCTAGAAAAAATTGGTGAAAACTATGGTCATGAATTTAGCTTTGACGAAGCCATCATGGGCCATACCGCAATTGAAGCTACAGGCAACCCACTACCTGACGAGACGTTAGCGAAAGCAAAAGCTTCTGATGCAATCCTTTTTGGTGCCATTGGCCATATCAAGTATGATAATGATCCATCGGCTAAAGTTAGACCTGAACAAGGCTTACTAAAAATCCGTAAAGAATTGGGTCTGTATGCTAATCTTCGCCCAATATTATTATTTGATGAATTGTTGGATGCTTCAAGCTTAAAGCCAGAAATTCTTCAAGGGACAGATATTCTTTTCTTCCGTGAATTGACAGGCGATGTGTATTTTGGCGAGAAAAACCGAAACGAGGACAACACCTTTGCCTCAGATCTAATGAATTACCACCGTTACGAAGTTGAACGTATCGCACGTAAAGCTTATGAGGCAGCGCGCACGCGTAGTAAAAGGTTATGCTCTGTTGATAAAGCTAATGTCCTGGAAACGTCGCGTCTTTGGAGAGAAGTTGTACAAGAGCTTGCAAAAGAATATCCAGATGTTGAAACAGAGCACATGTTTATTGATAATGCCGCCATGCAATTGGTCAAAAATCCAAAGAAGTTTGATGTTGTTTTAACCGCCAATCTTTTTGGTGATATCCTAACAGACGAAGCTTCGCAAATTGCAGGCTCTATGGGCATGTTGGCCTCTGCCTCTGTAGGTGATGGCACTGGTTTCTTCGAGCCTATACACGGCTCTGCGCACGATATCGCTGGTCAAAATAAAGCAAATCCACTTGCGTCAATATTATCTGCAGCCTTGATGCTTGATATTAGCTTTGGCCTACAGGAAGAAGCTAAAACGGTTACCAATGCTGTAGCTGAAACATTGAAGGCAGGCTGGAGAACCGGTGACATTGCAAACAGTAGCACAGCACCTTCAAAAATTTTAGGCACCCAAGAAATGGGGCAAAAAGTATTGGAGTTTATTAAATAG